In a genomic window of Sutcliffiella sp. FSL R7-0096:
- a CDS encoding alpha-1,2-fucosyltransferase, translating to MKKSKKTKKNVVTMELLGKKGRFGNQIFQYAFLKIYEKKYNCTIQTPRWIGQTLFGHKDKPIRKKLSRITQQFNYGLSDHIINKNPPYMNVDLEGYFQYHTSYYSPYKEFFQSLFVPITEIKKELDINIKDLKKSGNTIIGLHMRRGDYVRYTKLFSQKPNPFFITPTKWVLTWLEKNWKNLNNPVLYIASDDIDSIIGDFSDYNYISSVDSVKGFNLLLKEAPYYLDHYILSQCDIMLISNSSFSFSASMLNNNANLFLRPDIKSQKFIEYNPWNSEVLLRP from the coding sequence ATGAAAAAATCCAAAAAAACAAAAAAAAATGTAGTGACAATGGAATTATTGGGAAAAAAGGGTAGGTTTGGAAATCAAATATTTCAATATGCTTTTTTAAAAATTTATGAAAAGAAATATAATTGTACAATACAAACTCCTAGGTGGATAGGGCAAACTTTATTTGGACATAAAGATAAACCTATAAGAAAAAAACTAAGTAGGATAACCCAACAGTTTAACTATGGCCTAAGTGATCATATTATTAATAAAAACCCTCCGTATATGAATGTAGATTTGGAGGGTTACTTCCAATACCATACATCATATTATTCTCCTTATAAAGAATTTTTCCAATCTTTATTTGTTCCAATCACAGAAATAAAAAAAGAACTAGACATTAATATTAAGGATTTAAAAAAAAGTGGAAATACAATTATAGGTCTCCATATGAGAAGAGGCGATTATGTTAGATATACAAAACTTTTTTCTCAAAAGCCAAATCCCTTTTTTATTACACCAACCAAATGGGTATTAACTTGGCTTGAAAAAAATTGGAAAAATTTAAATAATCCTGTTTTGTATATAGCAAGTGACGATATTGACTCCATTATTGGAGATTTTTCAGATTATAACTACATTTCCAGTGTTGATAGTGTAAAAGGATTTAACCTTTTGTTAAAAGAAGCACCATATTATTTAGATCACTATATACTTAGTCAATGTGACATAATGCTCATATCAAATAGTAGTTTCTCTTTCAGTGCTTCTATGCTTAACAACAATGCAAATCTCTTTTTAAGACCAGATATCAAAAGTCAGAAATTCATTGAATATAACCCCTGGAATAGCGAGGTGCTCTTGAGACCTTAA
- a CDS encoding GDP-L-fucose synthase, giving the protein MKIFVTGSTGMVGRNLLEKMDSVNELKALSPKRSEVNLLNYEEVDNFIKLHKPDMVIHLAGRVGGIQANISEPIKYMIENMDMGKNIIMASRKNGIKKLINLGSSCMYPKNIKGKLKEEYLLTGAFEPTNEGYALAKITTLKLCEYVRQESSEYLYKTIIPCNLYGKWDKFSQDVSHMVPAVIDKLHRAKIANLEVVDIWGDGKAKREFLYAGDLADCILKAIEKFDQLPYVTNIGQGYDYTINEYYETIAKVIGYEGGFYYDLSRPVGMQTKLLDTTKQKKWGWNSSTSLEVGVRKTYEFYLKELVSD; this is encoded by the coding sequence TTGAAAATTTTTGTAACTGGTTCAACTGGAATGGTGGGGAGAAATCTTTTAGAGAAAATGGATTCAGTAAATGAGTTAAAAGCTCTTTCACCAAAAAGGAGCGAAGTAAATTTATTAAACTATGAAGAGGTTGATAATTTTATAAAATTGCATAAACCAGATATGGTTATTCATTTAGCTGGTAGAGTAGGAGGAATACAAGCCAACATTTCTGAGCCAATAAAGTACATGATTGAAAACATGGACATGGGTAAAAATATAATTATGGCTTCAAGAAAAAATGGTATCAAAAAGTTAATTAACTTAGGCAGCTCTTGCATGTATCCAAAAAATATCAAAGGAAAATTAAAAGAAGAATATTTATTAACAGGTGCATTTGAACCTACTAATGAAGGATATGCACTTGCAAAAATCACCACATTAAAATTATGTGAATATGTAAGGCAAGAAAGTTCTGAATACCTTTACAAAACTATCATACCTTGTAATCTATATGGGAAATGGGATAAATTTTCTCAGGATGTTTCTCATATGGTGCCTGCTGTTATAGATAAATTACATCGAGCAAAAATTGCGAATTTGGAAGTGGTTGATATATGGGGGGATGGTAAAGCGAAAAGAGAGTTTTTATATGCAGGGGATTTGGCGGATTGTATACTAAAGGCTATAGAAAAATTTGATCAGCTACCGTATGTGACAAATATCGGTCAAGGATATGATTACACGATTAACGAATATTATGAAACAATTGCTAAAGTAATTGGTTATGAAGGGGGATTTTATTACGACTTATCGAGACCAGTTGGTATGCAAACAAAGTTATTAGATACTACTAAACAAAAAAAATGGGGCTGGAATAGTTCTACTAGTTTAGAAGTGGGTGTAAGAAAAACATATGAGTTTTATTTAAAAGAATTAGTATCTGATTAA
- a CDS encoding FkbM family methyltransferase, whose translation MYNKLGVEKVIFIEANPTIYQKCKKNMEKHPHVEVFNFAITNNNEEQIFHITSHQQSSSLLPLKYHANVYPHIHETHTIKVPGRRLDDFLYSLKIDKSDYNFLVMDIQGAELMALEGAIETLKHIDGIALEVNFIELYEGCSLFNDIENFLDNHSFKHIVTAMGKQKSWGDSFFIRK comes from the coding sequence TTGTACAATAAATTAGGTGTTGAAAAGGTAATTTTCATAGAGGCAAATCCAACCATTTACCAAAAGTGCAAAAAAAATATGGAAAAACATCCGCATGTAGAAGTTTTTAATTTTGCTATTACTAATAATAATGAAGAGCAAATTTTTCATATAACTTCTCACCAGCAAAGCAGCTCTTTACTTCCTCTTAAATATCATGCGAATGTTTATCCTCATATCCACGAAACCCATACCATAAAAGTACCCGGCCGAAGGTTAGATGATTTTCTATATTCACTAAAAATTGATAAATCGGATTATAACTTCTTAGTTATGGACATACAAGGTGCTGAACTAATGGCATTAGAAGGGGCTATTGAAACCCTCAAACATATAGATGGTATAGCTTTGGAAGTTAATTTTATTGAGCTGTATGAAGGATGTTCCTTATTTAATGATATTGAAAATTTCTTAGATAATCATAGCTTTAAACATATTGTTACTGCAATGGGAAAGCAAAAATCTTGGGGAGACTCATTTTTCATAAGAAAATAA
- a CDS encoding methyltransferase domain-containing protein, with amino-acid sequence MKLHLGCGEKYLHGFKHVDILPFDHVDYKTDINNLSIFNDSTVSEIYACHVLEHIKRADIQNVLKEWYRVLEVNGILRLAVPNFEAIVQEYLQNNNLSKLQGLLYGGQNYEYNFHYIAFDFNSIKSLLEDVGFKLIERYDWREFLPLGFDDYSRAYLPHMDQKGRLMSLNVIAYK; translated from the coding sequence ATGAAGTTACATTTAGGTTGTGGAGAAAAATATTTACATGGTTTTAAACATGTAGATATCCTTCCATTTGATCATGTTGATTATAAAACTGACATTAATAATTTGAGTATATTTAATGATTCCACTGTTTCTGAAATTTATGCGTGTCATGTTTTAGAGCACATTAAGAGAGCAGATATTCAAAATGTTCTTAAAGAATGGTATAGAGTGTTAGAAGTGAACGGCATATTGAGATTAGCAGTTCCTAATTTTGAAGCCATTGTTCAAGAGTATTTGCAAAATAATAATTTAAGTAAGTTACAAGGTCTTCTATATGGAGGACAGAATTACGAGTACAATTTTCATTATATTGCATTTGATTTTAACTCCATTAAATCTTTACTCGAAGATGTAGGTTTCAAACTAATTGAAAGATATGATTGGCGAGAATTTCTCCCTTTAGGATTTGATGATTATAGTAGAGCATATCTTCCCCATATGGATCAGAAAGGTAGACTAATGAGTCTCAACGTAATAGCCTATAAATAA
- the gmd gene encoding GDP-mannose 4,6-dehydratase: protein MQTKKALITGVTGQDGAYLAEFLLEKGYEVHGIKRRSSSINTVRIDHLISNEFFHLHYGDLTDATNILSIVNKVKPDELYNLAAQSHVKVSFETPEYTANSDAIGTLRLLEAIRILNLEQKVKYYQASTSELYGKVHHTPQNEETPFYPRSPYAAAKLYAYWITINYREAYNLFACNGILFNHESPYRGETFVTRKITMAVARIKLGLQDKLLLGNLNAKRDWGYAKDFVKAMWLMLQQEKPEDFVIATGETHSVREFVELAFKEVGISIRWIGEGLNEKAINVQNNKVLVEIDPKYFRPTEVDLLLGDAKKAKAILGWQPEVSFNELVKMMVESDLNQIKNNNLITEE, encoded by the coding sequence ATGCAAACAAAAAAAGCACTGATTACAGGTGTTACTGGCCAAGATGGGGCATATTTAGCTGAATTCCTTTTAGAAAAAGGTTATGAGGTTCATGGTATAAAGCGGAGGTCCTCATCAATAAATACTGTTAGAATAGATCATTTAATATCAAATGAGTTCTTTCATTTGCATTATGGAGACTTAACGGATGCAACAAATATTTTAAGCATAGTCAATAAAGTAAAACCAGATGAATTATATAATCTGGCTGCTCAAAGTCATGTTAAAGTCTCATTTGAAACCCCAGAATATACTGCTAATTCAGATGCAATTGGAACTTTAAGATTATTAGAAGCGATACGAATACTAAATTTAGAACAAAAGGTAAAGTACTATCAAGCTTCTACAAGTGAATTGTATGGGAAAGTTCATCATACCCCTCAAAATGAAGAAACTCCTTTTTACCCTCGTAGCCCCTATGCAGCTGCCAAGCTTTACGCATATTGGATTACTATAAATTACCGAGAAGCTTATAACTTATTTGCATGTAATGGTATACTTTTCAATCACGAATCCCCGTACAGGGGAGAAACGTTTGTTACTAGAAAAATTACAATGGCAGTAGCAAGAATAAAGTTAGGTCTTCAAGATAAATTATTGCTAGGAAATTTAAATGCAAAACGAGACTGGGGATATGCAAAAGATTTCGTGAAGGCTATGTGGTTAATGCTGCAACAAGAAAAACCCGAAGACTTTGTTATAGCTACAGGTGAAACTCACTCAGTTAGAGAATTTGTAGAACTAGCATTCAAGGAAGTTGGTATTAGCATCAGGTGGATTGGAGAAGGATTGAACGAAAAAGCTATAAATGTGCAGAATAATAAGGTGTTAGTTGAAATAGATCCAAAATATTTTAGACCAACAGAAGTAGATTTGCTTCTTGGAGATGCTAAAAAAGCAAAAGCTATATTAGGTTGGCAACCGGAAGTATCGTTTAATGAGTTAGTTAAGATGATGGTGGAATCAGATTTAAACCAAATTAAAAACAATAACTTAATTACCGAGGAGTGA
- a CDS encoding sugar phosphate nucleotidyltransferase, whose protein sequence is MKVILLSGGSGKRLWPLSNSARSKQFLKLLKSDLGYESMFQRIWRMMEHCKLNHHTYVSTGKAHAEIMKKQLQERAPIIIEPDVRDTFPAICLASTYLKSLEGTDLNELICVLPVDAYADEPFYHVISCLEETLTDIQFDIALIGVKPTFPSERYGYIIPNKINSLNSPLSKIKYFIEKPSKDEAKKLIEKNALWNCGVFVFKLGYIISLLDEMKIPTEYEELYKIYHTLPKKSFDYQIVERCKHSVVLRFDGLWKDIGTWDAFSETLGNSLFGEGLISDDSQNSHIINELNIPIVVSGLSNVVIAASPDGILVTEKRTSNEVKELVEGLNFRPMYEERRWGTYSVLDFQQYNNGSCILTKKIVLNEGANISYQYHLKRSEYWIITAGEGIFVLEGKIRKVIPGDYLQIPEKAKHAIKGITSLEFIEVQRGTDLSEDDIVRIETCWEKTMKLCQDE, encoded by the coding sequence ATGAAGGTTATTCTTTTATCAGGAGGTTCAGGGAAGAGACTTTGGCCGTTATCAAATTCTGCTCGTTCAAAACAATTCTTGAAGCTATTAAAAAGTGATCTTGGTTATGAATCTATGTTCCAGAGAATTTGGAGAATGATGGAACACTGCAAATTAAATCACCATACGTATGTTTCAACAGGTAAAGCCCATGCAGAAATCATGAAAAAACAACTACAAGAACGTGCTCCTATTATAATTGAACCTGATGTAAGAGACACGTTTCCAGCTATTTGTCTTGCAAGCACTTATTTAAAGTCTTTGGAGGGAACCGATTTAAATGAACTAATATGTGTTTTACCTGTCGATGCATATGCTGATGAACCTTTTTATCATGTTATAAGTTGTTTAGAAGAGACTTTGACTGATATACAATTCGATATTGCTTTAATTGGAGTTAAACCCACTTTTCCTTCTGAAAGATATGGATACATTATACCTAATAAAATCAACTCATTAAATTCCCCTCTCAGCAAAATAAAGTATTTTATTGAAAAGCCTTCCAAAGATGAAGCAAAGAAACTAATAGAAAAAAATGCATTATGGAATTGTGGAGTATTTGTATTTAAATTAGGTTATATTATTTCTCTTTTAGACGAAATGAAAATTCCTACAGAATATGAAGAATTATATAAAATATATCATACTTTGCCTAAAAAAAGTTTTGATTATCAAATTGTAGAAAGGTGTAAACATTCTGTAGTTCTTCGATTCGATGGTTTGTGGAAAGACATTGGTACTTGGGATGCATTTAGTGAAACTCTGGGAAATTCACTTTTTGGAGAAGGCTTAATTAGCGATGATTCTCAGAATTCCCACATCATTAATGAGCTTAACATACCTATTGTGGTTTCTGGCCTCTCGAATGTAGTAATAGCTGCAAGTCCAGACGGCATTCTTGTTACAGAAAAAAGAACGAGTAATGAAGTGAAAGAATTAGTTGAAGGACTAAATTTCCGCCCAATGTATGAAGAAAGACGTTGGGGCACATATAGTGTCTTAGATTTTCAGCAATATAATAATGGATCTTGTATACTGACAAAAAAAATCGTCTTAAACGAAGGGGCCAATATTAGCTATCAATACCATTTGAAAAGAAGCGAATATTGGATCATTACAGCTGGAGAAGGCATATTCGTATTAGAAGGTAAAATACGCAAAGTAATTCCTGGCGACTACCTCCAAATACCTGAAAAAGCTAAGCATGCGATTAAAGGGATTACATCACTGGAATTTATTGAAGTTCAAAGAGGCACCGACCTATCTGAAGACGATATTGTTCGAATTGAAACGTGTTGGGAGAAAACAATGAAATTATGTCAAGATGAGTAA
- a CDS encoding glycosyltransferase, translating to MISVVLCTMRPEFKQNIFDNFFRQNFTEKEMIIILNNDTLCLNEWKNETAEYHNIHVFKLPQEKTLGECLNFGITKSSYDIIAKFDDDDYYSDHYLTEAYQTMLSSKADIVGKCTSYLYFEEFKKLMIFRPGNEKKIKKLLKGGTLVFKKNVWEVTKFQHERIGSDAYFLKDALKNDFKLFSSSKENYICVRRKDIDSHTQKVNTLDYMNKCTFVTQTENPMRIFNRVQVEENNICTKKKKSKRLKRIGKKKKR from the coding sequence TTGATTTCAGTAGTTTTATGCACAATGCGACCAGAGTTTAAGCAGAACATTTTTGATAATTTTTTCCGGCAAAACTTTACTGAAAAAGAAATGATTATTATCTTAAACAACGATACACTGTGTTTAAATGAATGGAAAAATGAGACAGCTGAATATCATAACATTCATGTATTTAAGCTACCTCAAGAAAAAACCCTTGGTGAATGTCTTAATTTTGGGATAACAAAATCTTCTTATGATATTATTGCAAAGTTTGATGATGATGATTACTACTCAGACCACTACCTAACAGAAGCCTATCAAACTATGTTATCTAGTAAAGCAGATATTGTAGGAAAATGCACTTCATATTTATATTTTGAAGAATTTAAAAAACTCATGATATTTAGACCTGGTAATGAGAAAAAGATAAAAAAATTACTAAAAGGTGGAACGCTGGTCTTTAAAAAAAATGTTTGGGAAGTAACAAAGTTTCAACACGAGCGAATTGGTAGTGATGCATATTTTTTAAAGGACGCTCTAAAAAATGATTTTAAGCTTTTTTCATCATCCAAGGAAAATTATATATGTGTTAGAAGAAAAGATATAGATTCACATACTCAAAAAGTTAATACTCTTGATTATATGAATAAATGCACCTTTGTTACTCAAACAGAAAACCCAATGAGGATATTTAATAGGGTTCAAGTAGAAGAAAACAACATTTGTACCAAAAAGAAAAAAAGCAAAAGATTAAAAAGAATAGGTAAAAAAAAGAAGCGTTAG
- a CDS encoding glycosyltransferase → MMDNVFNNFNRQTVEEKEMIIILNKDTMNKKQWEKKAKNYNNIFVFQLPERTSLGDCLNFGTTKAKYDIVGKFDDDDYYSPYYLAEALHYFNTTNADIIGKGVSFIYFQKEKLLALRVLGKENDGGQKMLKGGTIMFRKKIYPKVKFPSIVGSGTDSRFVKLCIKAKLRFHTTSRFNYVYIRFANSKKHTFKKSNKLLIKKSKRVCHTDNFNDIVTKELQKIRKESNN, encoded by the coding sequence ATGATGGATAATGTTTTCAATAATTTCAATAGACAAACTGTTGAAGAAAAAGAAATGATTATCATCCTGAATAAAGATACCATGAACAAAAAGCAATGGGAAAAAAAAGCAAAAAACTACAATAACATATTTGTATTTCAGTTGCCTGAACGTACTTCTCTAGGCGATTGCTTAAATTTCGGCACAACTAAAGCAAAGTACGATATAGTAGGCAAGTTTGATGATGATGATTATTACTCGCCTTATTATTTGGCAGAGGCACTGCATTATTTTAATACTACTAATGCTGACATAATTGGGAAAGGAGTTTCATTTATTTATTTTCAAAAAGAAAAACTATTAGCTCTACGTGTTCTTGGGAAAGAAAATGATGGCGGCCAAAAAATGTTAAAGGGCGGTACAATAATGTTCAGGAAAAAGATATACCCAAAAGTGAAATTCCCTTCCATTGTTGGATCTGGAACGGATAGTCGCTTTGTTAAGTTATGTATAAAAGCCAAGTTAAGGTTTCATACAACATCTAGATTCAACTACGTTTATATTCGATTTGCTAATTCTAAAAAGCATACTTTTAAAAAGTCTAATAAACTCTTAATAAAAAAATCAAAAAGAGTATGTCATACGGATAATTTTAACGATATAGTCACTAAGGAATTACAAAAGATTAGAAAGGAGAGTAACAATTGA